In Nitrospira sp., a single genomic region encodes these proteins:
- a CDS encoding NAD-dependent epimerase/dehydratase family protein yields the protein MNADEVVRLDLDSMCADLKEEFSCLSGRRLLITGGAGFLGHYFIQSALHWNNHVHAQGEPIQVVVYDSFVRGMPQWLSRIEADRNLVLVRHDIRNPLPADAGDFQFIIHAASIASPTYYKRDPIGTMDANVNGLRMLLEYARGQNEKGRPVEAFLFFSSSEIYGDPSPENIPTPETYRGLVSCTGPRACYDEAKRYGETLCVNFAHQFRIPVKVARPFNNYGPGLKISDRRVIPDFARNIMDGRDLVMLSDGSPRRTFCYAADAVTGYYKVLIKGHVGEAYNIGVEVPEISMAELAEKLASLAKELFGYKGKVIRQPSPDTNYLIDNPNRRCPVITKARLHLGYNPTVILGEGLKRSLIWYNDNRDAPDA from the coding sequence ATGAACGCGGATGAAGTGGTAAGGCTTGATCTCGACTCGATGTGTGCGGACCTCAAGGAAGAGTTCTCGTGCTTGTCCGGCAGGCGGCTCTTGATTACGGGTGGGGCCGGATTTCTTGGACACTATTTCATCCAGTCGGCGCTTCATTGGAATAATCATGTTCACGCCCAAGGAGAGCCAATTCAGGTGGTGGTCTATGACAGTTTTGTCCGGGGAATGCCACAGTGGTTGTCAAGAATAGAAGCCGATCGAAACCTTGTGTTGGTTCGACACGACATCAGAAACCCTCTTCCGGCCGATGCAGGTGATTTCCAATTCATCATCCATGCAGCCTCGATCGCGTCACCGACGTACTACAAACGAGACCCAATCGGTACGATGGATGCGAATGTGAACGGGTTGCGCATGTTGCTTGAATATGCTCGAGGGCAAAACGAGAAGGGGAGGCCAGTCGAGGCTTTCTTGTTCTTCTCAAGTAGTGAGATCTACGGAGACCCTTCCCCGGAGAACATTCCAACCCCTGAAACCTATAGAGGCTTAGTTTCATGTACCGGTCCCCGTGCTTGTTACGATGAAGCGAAGCGGTATGGTGAAACTCTCTGTGTGAATTTTGCGCACCAGTTTAGAATTCCTGTAAAGGTGGCTCGGCCGTTCAACAACTACGGGCCTGGGCTAAAAATCAGTGATCGTCGAGTGATCCCTGACTTTGCGAGAAATATTATGGACGGTCGAGATCTTGTGATGCTCTCAGACGGATCCCCTCGTAGAACCTTTTGTTACGCCGCAGATGCAGTTACTGGCTACTACAAGGTGCTGATAAAAGGCCATGTTGGGGAAGCCTACAATATTGGTGTCGAAGTGCCGGAAATCTCGATGGCCGAGTTGGCTGAGAAACTCGCGAGCTTGGCGAAGGAATTGTTTGGGTACAAAGGAAAGGTGATTCGACAACCTAGCCCAGACACGAATTACTTGATCGATAATCCTAACAGGCGGTGCCCGGTAATCACTAAGGCACGGCTGCATCTCGGATACAATCCTACCGTAATCTTAGGCGAAGGCCTCAAGCGATCACTGATTTGGTACAACGACAATCGGGACGCGCCGGATGCCTAG
- a CDS encoding sugar phosphate nucleotidyltransferase: MKVVLFCGGLGMRLREYSESIPKPMVPIGYRPIMWHVMKYYAHFGHKDFILCLGHGADIVKRYFLQYDECQSNDFVLSQGGKHIDLINSDIQDWNITFADTGVTSNIGQRLKAVERYLEGEDIFLANYSDGLTDLYLPAQIEQFRAHGKLASCICVIPPLSYHIISMGKDDHVEKIEGMSQGNMRVNGGYFIFRKDIFRYIKPGEELVVEPFQRLIKEHQLLGYKHDGYWECMDTFKDKQRLDEMYGRGDAPWELWKANRASTV; the protein is encoded by the coding sequence ATGAAGGTCGTTTTGTTTTGCGGAGGGTTGGGCATGCGGCTGCGGGAATACTCGGAGTCGATTCCAAAGCCGATGGTTCCGATCGGGTATCGACCCATCATGTGGCACGTGATGAAGTACTACGCTCACTTCGGACACAAGGACTTTATCCTATGTTTGGGGCACGGAGCGGATATCGTCAAGCGTTATTTTTTGCAATACGACGAATGTCAGTCGAACGATTTCGTCCTTTCCCAAGGTGGAAAGCATATCGATCTGATCAATTCGGATATTCAAGATTGGAACATCACGTTCGCAGATACCGGGGTGACCTCCAATATAGGTCAACGACTGAAGGCCGTTGAGCGATATCTGGAAGGGGAGGACATATTCTTGGCAAATTACAGCGATGGCTTAACCGATCTATATTTGCCTGCTCAAATCGAACAGTTTCGTGCGCATGGGAAGCTCGCGAGCTGTATTTGCGTCATCCCGCCCTTGAGTTATCACATCATCTCTATGGGCAAAGACGATCATGTTGAAAAAATCGAAGGTATGAGCCAGGGTAACATGAGGGTCAATGGCGGATATTTTATCTTCAGGAAGGATATATTTCGCTATATCAAGCCTGGGGAAGAACTTGTGGTCGAGCCTTTCCAGAGATTGATCAAAGAGCACCAGTTGCTTGGCTATAAGCATGATGGTTATTGGGAGTGCATGGATACGTTCAAGGATAAACAACGGTTGGATGAGATGTATGGACGAGGAGATGCGCCTTGGGAATTATGGAAGGCGAATCGGGCAAGTACTGTGTGA
- a CDS encoding UDP-glucose/GDP-mannose dehydrogenase family protein codes for MRVSVIGAGYVGLVTAVCLAEKGHDVTCVDVDQAKVDSINKGVPPIYEQGLEYLLRKHVGGRLRASTDLSGSVQQTDLSLIAVGTPFDGREIDLTHIKAVSRQIGQALRTKLGYHVVIVKSTVVPGTTDDVVCPILEDASGKKAGVDFGVGMNPEFLTEGEAVHDFLFPDRIVLGGLDKATTDEQAKLYEGFPGVEVLRTNNKTAEMIKYTSNALLASLISFSNEIANLCVAVKDVDVLDVMRGVHSSRYLCVDMPDGKRVQPQIVSFLAAGCGFGGSCFPKDVKALTAHGERVHVPMHVLDSVLKVNEQQPARVIQLLKKHFTLLEGVRVSILGLAFRPDTNDMRESPAIPIVRRLLREGAVVKGYDPVAADEARKIFSLQDLALSESLSDALTETDAIVLVTRWDEFRKVPELIKGKVPQPLFVDGRRFLDKTTIARYEGIGFESK; via the coding sequence ATGAGGGTGTCGGTCATAGGAGCAGGTTATGTTGGGCTTGTAACGGCAGTTTGTCTTGCCGAGAAGGGGCATGACGTTACCTGTGTTGATGTCGATCAGGCCAAAGTGGACTCGATTAATAAAGGGGTGCCGCCTATTTATGAACAAGGATTGGAATATCTACTTAGGAAGCATGTTGGTGGACGATTACGCGCATCGACGGATCTTTCAGGCTCTGTGCAACAGACAGATCTCTCCTTGATCGCGGTCGGGACCCCTTTTGACGGCCGCGAGATCGATCTTACTCACATCAAAGCCGTCTCGCGACAAATTGGACAGGCATTGCGGACGAAGTTGGGCTATCACGTCGTGATCGTCAAGAGTACTGTGGTTCCTGGGACGACGGATGACGTGGTGTGTCCCATCCTCGAAGACGCCTCTGGCAAGAAAGCCGGGGTTGATTTTGGAGTCGGGATGAACCCGGAATTCCTCACAGAGGGGGAGGCCGTACATGATTTCCTGTTTCCCGACCGGATCGTTCTCGGGGGATTGGATAAGGCAACCACCGATGAGCAGGCGAAACTGTACGAAGGATTCCCAGGGGTCGAGGTGCTTCGAACGAACAATAAGACAGCGGAGATGATCAAGTACACTTCAAACGCCTTACTAGCTAGCTTGATCTCATTCTCCAATGAAATAGCCAACCTCTGCGTAGCCGTAAAAGATGTCGATGTCCTTGACGTCATGCGCGGAGTCCATTCCAGTCGCTACCTGTGTGTCGATATGCCGGATGGGAAAAGAGTTCAGCCACAGATTGTGTCCTTTCTGGCCGCAGGGTGCGGATTCGGCGGTAGCTGCTTTCCAAAAGACGTAAAGGCTCTGACGGCGCATGGCGAAAGAGTTCATGTGCCCATGCATGTACTCGACTCGGTCCTCAAGGTGAATGAACAGCAGCCAGCACGGGTCATTCAACTGCTGAAGAAGCATTTTACGTTGCTAGAAGGAGTAAGAGTCTCGATTCTCGGTCTAGCGTTCCGGCCCGACACGAACGACATGAGGGAGTCGCCAGCCATTCCAATTGTGCGGAGGTTGCTGCGGGAAGGAGCAGTGGTGAAAGGCTACGACCCTGTGGCCGCAGACGAGGCGAGGAAGATATTCTCCTTGCAAGATTTGGCATTGAGCGAGAGTCTTTCCGATGCTCTGACGGAAACTGATGCTATCGTGCTGGTAACCCGTTGGGATGAATTCAGGAAAGTTCCGGAGCTGATAAAGGGGAAGGTCCCGCAGCCACTCTTCGTTGACGGTCGTCGTTTCCTCGATAAGACAACCATTGCGCGTTACGAAGGGATCGGGTTTGAGTCGAAATGA
- a CDS encoding O-antigen translocase, which translates to MSLKADTSNESYRQILRSTTILGGASFISIVLRMLRTKFLAILLGPAGIGLWAIFNSIAEMAGAVAAMGIDSSGVKRIAESAGSPEQEKLARTVHAIRRAMWCLGVGGMIIVILLSPLISQFTFGNEVHSFEIMLLSIVIVCGTIMNGEIALIQGMRRVGDLAKVNIIGAFWGTLLAVPIVYIWGQKGVVPSLIAVSGISLLATWWYARKIEVTCIRMGWTEVLREVKPVLALGAAVMGSVFVYRGTPYLVNVLVRKRIGIEGVGLLQAATVLSSIYAGFIIDSMGKDYLPRLSAIASNDAACNKLVNEQLKIALLIAVPGIVATLTFAPLILQIFYSSEFIAAFEILRWQVMGILLQVVSWPIFSILLAKGYGKLFFATFAISNVLYIGLAVVAISYAGLDGVGMAFFGMWAFYTVLIYSIAKYLTGFTCSSANARVALVTFSAVVGVFASGFLFKPFWSMVIGGTMLIAMVLYLLKSLSGVMGPGGLLPILKSSKALG; encoded by the coding sequence ATGAGTTTGAAAGCTGATACATCAAATGAATCCTACCGCCAGATCCTGAGGTCTACGACCATTCTTGGCGGGGCATCATTTATCAGTATAGTGCTAAGAATGCTGAGAACGAAGTTCCTGGCTATTCTCCTTGGCCCGGCCGGCATAGGGTTATGGGCAATTTTTAATTCGATTGCGGAGATGGCAGGGGCGGTAGCGGCGATGGGTATCGATAGTAGCGGCGTGAAACGAATCGCCGAATCGGCAGGTAGTCCTGAGCAAGAGAAACTTGCTCGTACCGTTCATGCGATCCGAAGGGCGATGTGGTGTCTGGGGGTCGGTGGGATGATCATCGTCATCCTACTAAGTCCCCTGATTTCCCAGTTCACATTTGGAAACGAAGTGCATTCGTTTGAAATCATGCTCCTCTCCATTGTGATTGTCTGCGGGACGATAATGAATGGAGAGATAGCTCTGATTCAGGGAATGCGCAGGGTCGGCGATCTAGCGAAGGTGAATATCATCGGTGCATTTTGGGGAACGCTTTTGGCCGTTCCAATTGTGTACATATGGGGGCAGAAGGGGGTTGTCCCCTCCTTGATAGCTGTTTCTGGAATAAGTCTACTGGCCACATGGTGGTATGCCAGGAAGATTGAGGTAACCTGCATACGCATGGGCTGGACAGAGGTTTTGAGAGAAGTCAAGCCTGTGCTTGCTCTCGGTGCGGCGGTAATGGGTAGTGTGTTTGTATATAGAGGTACACCGTACCTGGTCAATGTCCTTGTTAGAAAGCGAATTGGCATAGAAGGGGTGGGCTTACTCCAAGCTGCGACGGTTTTATCTTCGATTTACGCGGGGTTTATTATCGATTCTATGGGCAAAGACTATTTGCCACGCCTATCCGCCATTGCGAGCAACGATGCGGCATGCAACAAGCTCGTCAATGAGCAACTCAAGATTGCTCTTCTCATAGCCGTGCCAGGAATCGTTGCCACGCTTACTTTCGCACCTCTGATCCTACAAATCTTTTACTCGAGCGAGTTCATTGCTGCCTTTGAAATTCTGCGATGGCAGGTTATGGGAATATTATTGCAGGTAGTAAGTTGGCCGATCTTCAGCATTCTGTTAGCCAAAGGATATGGGAAGTTGTTTTTTGCGACGTTTGCGATATCGAACGTCCTTTATATTGGGTTAGCTGTGGTAGCGATCTCTTACGCTGGATTGGACGGCGTCGGAATGGCTTTCTTCGGCATGTGGGCATTCTATACGGTGCTCATTTACAGTATTGCAAAGTATTTGACGGGGTTTACCTGCTCAAGTGCGAATGCTCGAGTTGCCTTGGTGACCTTCTCCGCCGTAGTAGGCGTCTTCGCTTCCGGATTTCTGTTCAAACCGTTCTGGTCCATGGTTATCGGAGGCACCATGCTCATAGCCATGGTTCTCTACTTACTTAAGTCATTATCAGGAGTCATGGGTCCTGGTGGACTTCTCCCTATCTTGAAGTCAAGCAAAGCGCTCGGCTAG
- a CDS encoding NAD(P)-binding protein produces MERIAILGSGMAGFGAAHRFHAEGHRATLYEKRPYYGGHTASYSFANGFTIDEGPHVSFTRVERIQKLLAASVDEKFERLRTKVNNHWKGHWIKHPAQCNLYGLPQDLIVDILKDFIHAQHTEYGEIKNYQDWLYASFGKRFAETFPMEYTVKYHTTTAANMSTDWVGPRLYRAKIEEVLRGALSPSTPDVHYIDQFRYPSHGGFVSYLKMFMKQAELQADHELIQIIPKRKELRFKNGNVVAYDHVVSSIPLPDLIKMVDGAPTDVLDASQRLSCSTVVIVSVGVDRADLIDAHWTYFYDRDYFFTRLSTPHLQSPNNVPEGCGSIQAECYYSAKYRPLDRKPEDCIEPVINDLKRCGILREEDRILFKHAMLVPYANVIFDLERASAVKTIHGYLDDIEIAYCGRYGDWAYIWTDESFMSGENAAQRVLDRLGTGAAKV; encoded by the coding sequence GTGGAACGGATCGCGATTTTGGGGTCAGGAATGGCGGGGTTCGGCGCCGCACATCGATTCCATGCTGAAGGCCATCGAGCGACTCTGTACGAAAAGCGTCCATACTACGGCGGGCACACGGCTTCCTACTCTTTCGCCAACGGATTTACGATCGACGAAGGACCGCATGTCTCGTTTACCCGAGTCGAACGAATTCAAAAGCTTCTTGCAGCGAGCGTAGACGAAAAGTTTGAGCGTCTCAGAACGAAGGTCAACAATCATTGGAAAGGGCACTGGATCAAGCACCCGGCTCAGTGCAATCTCTACGGCCTTCCGCAGGACCTCATCGTCGACATACTGAAGGATTTTATCCATGCTCAGCACACGGAGTACGGTGAGATCAAGAATTATCAGGACTGGCTCTATGCGAGCTTCGGTAAAAGATTCGCCGAAACCTTTCCTATGGAATACACGGTCAAGTACCACACCACGACAGCGGCAAACATGAGTACAGATTGGGTTGGCCCGCGACTCTACCGAGCGAAGATCGAAGAGGTGTTGCGCGGTGCGCTCTCGCCATCCACACCTGACGTGCATTATATCGACCAGTTCCGCTATCCATCTCACGGAGGTTTTGTATCCTATCTGAAAATGTTCATGAAACAAGCGGAGCTTCAGGCCGATCATGAGCTCATCCAAATTATTCCTAAGCGCAAAGAACTCCGCTTCAAGAACGGGAATGTCGTCGCGTATGACCACGTCGTTTCATCCATCCCCCTGCCGGATTTGATCAAGATGGTTGACGGAGCGCCGACCGACGTGCTGGACGCTTCTCAGAGACTATCTTGCAGTACAGTCGTGATTGTGAGCGTGGGGGTTGATCGCGCCGATCTGATTGACGCGCACTGGACATATTTTTATGATCGTGACTACTTCTTTACACGGCTGAGCACGCCACATTTGCAGTCACCGAACAATGTGCCGGAGGGTTGCGGGAGTATTCAGGCTGAGTGTTACTATTCCGCAAAGTATCGCCCGCTCGACCGAAAACCTGAAGACTGTATTGAGCCGGTGATCAACGACCTAAAGCGCTGCGGCATCTTGCGTGAAGAGGATAGGATTCTCTTCAAACACGCGATGCTCGTGCCGTATGCGAACGTGATCTTCGACTTAGAACGTGCCTCTGCGGTCAAGACCATTCATGGCTATCTTGACGACATCGAGATAGCCTACTGCGGGCGCTACGGCGATTGGGCATATATTTGGACGGATGAATCGTTCATGAGCGGCGAGAATGCCGCGCAAAGAGTGTTGGATCGTTTGGGGACAGGTGCGGCGAAGGTCTGA
- a CDS encoding DUF354 domain-containing protein has translation MSSIQRIRTIWIDLDNSPHVPFFFPIIKELEKKGHPIIVTARDTFQVLGLADYYKLGYITVGKHYGANKLLKVLGTIWRSVQLARVIFRYKPDISISHGSRSLILLSAVLGIPTVLLFDYEHSRNLPFIKPILGISPEVINDPRLTEHFKRGHRVYSGIKEDVYVPSFRPDYSIVQQLNLREEDIVVTIRPPASEAHYHNPDSDKLFTRVVEFLGKSPGVRMIILPRNEKAQKDLVLGTWPKWCQEGKITIPDRVVDGLNLIWHSDLVISGGGTMNREAAALGIPVYSIFRGTLGAVDKYLAERGRLIMIENQEEVESKIRLVKRREGTAELFGHSVPLKQIMTAIGEVIEDKNET, from the coding sequence ATGAGTTCTATCCAAAGAATCAGAACAATATGGATAGACCTGGACAATTCTCCGCACGTACCCTTCTTCTTCCCAATTATTAAGGAGCTGGAAAAAAAAGGGCATCCCATCATTGTTACCGCTCGTGATACGTTTCAGGTACTGGGACTCGCGGACTACTACAAATTGGGCTACATAACGGTAGGGAAGCACTATGGGGCGAATAAGCTCCTTAAGGTTCTCGGCACGATATGGCGAAGTGTGCAGCTGGCACGGGTGATTTTCAGGTACAAACCAGACATATCGATATCCCACGGTTCGCGCTCTCTTATCTTGCTCTCTGCGGTGCTCGGCATTCCGACGGTACTTCTGTTCGATTATGAGCACTCCAGAAATCTCCCCTTCATCAAGCCAATATTGGGAATTTCACCAGAAGTCATAAATGATCCCCGCTTAACCGAGCATTTTAAACGGGGCCATCGAGTGTATTCTGGGATCAAGGAGGATGTCTATGTGCCCTCGTTTAGGCCCGATTATTCAATTGTTCAACAGCTGAATCTCAGAGAGGAAGATATCGTAGTCACAATTCGTCCTCCGGCCAGTGAGGCCCATTACCACAATCCAGACAGCGATAAACTATTTACTAGAGTCGTAGAATTCTTGGGGAAAAGTCCAGGGGTTCGAATGATTATTTTGCCACGTAATGAAAAGGCTCAGAAAGATCTTGTGCTTGGGACTTGGCCTAAGTGGTGCCAAGAGGGGAAAATCACTATTCCCGACAGAGTCGTAGACGGGCTTAATTTGATATGGCATTCCGATTTGGTGATTAGCGGTGGAGGAACTATGAACAGGGAAGCTGCGGCATTGGGCATTCCTGTGTACAGTATCTTTAGAGGAACTCTTGGGGCAGTGGACAAGTATTTAGCCGAACGTGGACGCCTGATAATGATTGAAAACCAGGAAGAGGTGGAGTCAAAGATTCGTTTAGTCAAGAGGCGTGAAGGAACGGCGGAACTCTTTGGGCACAGCGTGCCTCTAAAACAAATCATGACTGCAATTGGAGAAGTCATCGAAGACAAGAATGAAACCTAA
- the rfbC gene encoding dTDP-4-dehydrorhamnose 3,5-epimerase, which yields MIFTETKLKGSYVIDLERITDERGFFARGWCAKEFSSHGLSPVIAQVNIGHSTKKGTIRGMHFQIAPYAEVKVVHCNRGSLYDVIIDLREGSSTRGQWVGVELTASNGRMVYVPEGFAHGYQTLEDETRLVYQTSQFYVKEAAKGVRYNDSAFAIAWPLPVSVVSSGDDNWPDY from the coding sequence ATGATCTTTACGGAAACGAAGCTCAAGGGCTCGTATGTTATCGATCTTGAGCGAATTACAGATGAACGGGGATTTTTCGCGCGAGGCTGGTGTGCCAAAGAATTCTCATCCCATGGATTGAGCCCCGTCATAGCGCAGGTGAATATTGGACATAGTACTAAGAAGGGGACGATCCGAGGCATGCACTTCCAGATTGCTCCTTACGCCGAAGTGAAAGTGGTGCATTGCAATAGGGGATCGTTGTACGACGTAATTATCGATCTGCGGGAGGGCTCTTCTACTAGGGGTCAGTGGGTTGGTGTGGAATTAACTGCGAGCAACGGGCGCATGGTCTACGTGCCGGAAGGATTCGCACACGGATATCAGACGTTGGAGGATGAGACGCGCCTCGTCTATCAAACTTCGCAGTTTTATGTCAAGGAAGCTGCGAAAGGCGTGCGGTATAACGATTCGGCGTTTGCAATTGCCTGGCCGCTGCCCGTGAGCGTTGTGTCAAGTGGGGACGACAATTGGCCTGATTACTAA
- a CDS encoding NAD(P)-dependent oxidoreductase — MSVSDESKRVLVTGATGFIGSHCLAPLLQRGYEIHAVSTKLAMKADSSIVWHRADLLDDSSILHLMQSIKPTHLLHLAWYVVPGKLISSDLNFDWVRSSMDLLRAFQQQGGQRVVMSGSSYEYDWNFGYCHETRTPTVPNTIYGVCKHALNVMAQAYCRMHGVSQAWPRVFFLYGPNEHPDRLVSSVIRSLLQGREARCSHGKQIRDYLHVQDVADAIVSVLDCGIEGDVNIGSGTAVTLREMIATIGCTLGRGDLVKLGAIASRANDAPLVVADVERLNTEVKWMPRFSIEEGLKHTIEWWRHSFVENR, encoded by the coding sequence ATGAGCGTATCTGACGAATCCAAACGAGTACTGGTAACGGGAGCGACGGGATTTATCGGGTCCCATTGTCTGGCCCCTCTTCTCCAACGAGGCTACGAAATTCACGCAGTATCGACGAAATTGGCAATGAAAGCGGACTCGTCGATAGTCTGGCATCGGGCAGATCTTTTAGACGACTCATCTATTTTACATCTGATGCAATCGATAAAGCCGACACATTTGCTTCATCTTGCCTGGTACGTCGTTCCGGGAAAACTGATTTCGTCCGATCTCAACTTCGATTGGGTTCGTTCAAGCATGGACTTATTGAGGGCGTTTCAGCAGCAGGGAGGGCAACGGGTGGTCATGTCCGGCTCCAGTTATGAATACGACTGGAATTTCGGATATTGCCACGAAACGAGAACGCCGACGGTGCCGAATACAATTTATGGAGTGTGTAAACACGCCTTGAACGTGATGGCTCAGGCGTATTGCCGGATGCATGGAGTTAGCCAGGCGTGGCCCAGGGTCTTCTTTTTGTATGGCCCGAACGAACATCCTGATCGCTTGGTGTCATCCGTCATTCGTTCACTTCTGCAAGGTCGAGAAGCGCGATGTTCTCACGGGAAGCAGATTCGCGACTATCTTCATGTACAAGATGTGGCAGATGCGATCGTGTCTGTCCTGGACTGTGGAATTGAAGGCGACGTCAATATCGGATCCGGCACAGCCGTCACGTTGCGAGAGATGATCGCGACGATCGGCTGCACATTGGGCCGGGGAGATCTCGTCAAGCTGGGAGCCATTGCGAGCCGCGCAAACGATGCGCCGCTTGTGGTGGCCGATGTCGAACGCTTGAACACCGAGGTGAAGTGGATGCCCAGGTTTTCAATAGAAGAAGGGCTCAAACACACGATCGAGTGGTGGCGACACTCGTTCGTGGAAAACAGGTAA
- a CDS encoding PIG-L family deacetylase, whose protein sequence is MPVQGIFQVPHKPLKVLCLGAHSDDIEIGCGGTVLKLLREHPGSEVLWVIFSARGKRKQEAMSSAKAYLAQAGSARIEAKSFKESFFPYHGEVIKEYFESLKLLISPDIIFTHYRHDCHQDHRIICELTWNTFRRHQILEFEIPKYDGDLGQPNLYVPLTDAVCKTKVKLLMTGFSSQRSRQWFTEDTFYALLRLRGIESYATEKYAEAFYGRKIVIG, encoded by the coding sequence ATGCCCGTGCAGGGTATTTTTCAGGTTCCCCATAAACCTCTCAAGGTTTTATGCCTCGGAGCACATTCCGACGATATCGAGATAGGATGTGGTGGGACGGTGCTCAAGCTTTTGCGCGAACATCCTGGCAGCGAAGTACTGTGGGTGATATTCAGTGCAAGGGGAAAGCGCAAGCAAGAGGCAATGTCTAGCGCGAAAGCCTACCTTGCTCAAGCGGGCTCTGCACGTATCGAGGCAAAGTCATTCAAGGAAAGCTTCTTTCCATACCATGGTGAGGTCATCAAGGAATATTTTGAGAGTCTCAAATTACTGATCTCCCCAGACATCATTTTTACCCATTATCGTCATGATTGCCATCAGGACCACCGAATCATTTGTGAATTAACGTGGAATACATTCCGTAGGCATCAGATCCTTGAGTTCGAAATACCAAAATACGACGGCGATCTCGGCCAGCCGAATTTGTATGTGCCGCTAACGGACGCCGTGTGCAAAACCAAGGTGAAGCTACTCATGACTGGCTTTTCTTCGCAGCGAAGCAGGCAGTGGTTCACAGAGGATACCTTCTATGCGCTGCTTCGGCTTCGAGGCATCGAATCATACGCGACGGAGAAGTATGCTGAAGCTTTTTATGGCCGGAAGATTGTAATTGGGTAA
- a CDS encoding glycosyltransferase — protein sequence MKNSVPSSGGISRVLMFSHGNVADKLLVRCINYEFEEVIRRIDTVTAIVPSPKKWFKYGTRISQRLAKDTPIALNPGIDEIIVEGRYDLFFTVCEFVKDLLALKALKGWRERCGKAVCWIDEILLSECLHRACLAKLISQFDHVIVGCKQGVDLIKPLIQGECIFSRPGVDAFKFSPFPHRPERGIDVLSIGRRSEVTHRKLIRMAEDNRIMYVFDSTNGTETSSPAEHRLLYANLCKRSRYFIVNPGKIDQPEAIGRELIIGARYFEGAASGCILIGEIPGEEGLRGFFPWPDAVIPLPYNSENVDKVMEEIDLQPDWQKRIRKNNIVGSLLNHDWVYRWEIVLGLAGMEPLPALVRRRQRLSELAESVEARGV from the coding sequence ATGAAAAACTCTGTCCCATCAAGCGGCGGCATCTCTCGCGTGCTCATGTTCTCGCATGGCAATGTTGCAGATAAGCTGCTCGTCAGATGTATCAATTACGAGTTCGAGGAAGTAATTCGCCGAATAGATACAGTGACGGCAATCGTCCCGTCGCCAAAGAAATGGTTTAAATACGGCACGCGCATTTCACAGAGACTGGCAAAAGATACTCCGATCGCTCTAAATCCAGGAATTGACGAAATTATTGTAGAAGGCAGATATGATTTATTTTTTACTGTGTGTGAATTCGTCAAGGACTTGTTAGCCCTAAAGGCCTTGAAAGGCTGGCGGGAGCGATGCGGTAAAGCAGTGTGCTGGATAGATGAGATTTTGTTGAGTGAGTGTCTTCATCGGGCCTGTTTGGCGAAGCTGATATCCCAATTTGATCACGTTATAGTTGGGTGTAAGCAGGGAGTAGACCTAATAAAACCACTAATTCAGGGCGAATGTATCTTTTCGCGGCCGGGTGTGGACGCATTCAAATTTTCCCCATTTCCCCATCGCCCTGAAAGGGGGATTGATGTGTTAAGTATAGGTAGAAGGTCAGAGGTAACCCATAGAAAGTTGATACGAATGGCAGAAGACAATCGAATCATGTATGTATTCGATTCCACGAATGGGACTGAGACAAGCTCTCCAGCAGAACACAGGCTCTTATATGCAAATTTATGCAAACGGAGCCGATATTTTATCGTCAACCCAGGCAAAATCGACCAGCCTGAAGCCATTGGTAGGGAGCTCATTATTGGCGCAAGATACTTTGAGGGTGCCGCTTCAGGATGCATACTAATCGGAGAAATACCCGGAGAGGAGGGGTTGAGAGGGTTTTTCCCTTGGCCCGATGCAGTGATTCCATTGCCTTACAATTCTGAAAATGTAGATAAGGTAATGGAAGAGATAGACCTGCAACCTGATTGGCAGAAGAGAATCCGCAAGAATAATATTGTTGGGTCCTTGCTTAACCATGATTGGGTATATAGGTGGGAAATTGTTCTCGGTCTCGCGGGGATGGAGCCTTTACCTGCACTCGTGAGGCGAAGGCAACGCCTAAGCGAACTGGCAGAGTCCGTCGAGGCCAGGGGTGTGTGA